The Nitrospira sp. SG-bin1 genomic sequence GACAGCGGGAAACGCGTCTCTCAAAAACGTCAGTGTGATCGGAGACTTTGTGGCACGCAGTGAGCAGTTGCGGCTGAGCATGCTGGGCCGCTACGTCTATGGAGACAATAACGGCTCTCTCATCACTCGGAATGCCCGAGGAACCATCAAGTTGGACTTCTTCATGACGAAACGGCTGTTCTGGTTCGCATCGTCCTACTTCGAGAACGATTTTTTCCAAGACCTGAAACTGCGTACGGCAATCTCGAGCGGGCCCGGCTACCAATGGATCGAGCGGGGAGATCACGGCGGAATCTTCAAGGACATGACGCTCTATGTCGAAGCCGGGCCTGCCTATTTCAACGAAGATTTTCGTGTTGCGGCGGACAGATCGAGTTTCCGCGGACGCGTATCGACCAAATGGAACTGGCCGCTGTTCGACGATCGGCTCACGATCTATCATTACCACGAAATCTTCCCGTCCTTGCAAAACTTCTCGGACTTTTTCTTCACGATGGATAACGGGATTCGGCTCAAAATCTTCGAGGGGCTGGCGAGCGGATTCCAAGTGACGACGCGCTACCTCAATCAACCGCCGCCGGGCGTCGTCAATACCGACAATCTGTACTTGCTGACGCTGGGCTATGCGTTTGATACCACCCGCAAGCGATAGCTTGTGGTATCGGACTGAGCCGCGTTCTCAGAGGAGGGGGACTATGCTGAAAGAATTCAAAGAGTTCGCCATGAAGGGGAATGTCCTCGACATGGCGATCGGCGTCATTATCGGCGGGGCGTTCGGCAAAATCGTGTCGTCACTCGTCAGTGACGTGCTGATGCCGCCGCTCGGATTGCTGATGGGTAAAGTGGATTTTTCCAGCCTGTTCATCGATCTGTCCAAGACTTCACCGCCGTCGCTCGCCGCGGCGAAAGCCGCGGGGGCTCCGACGCTCAACTATGGAGTCTTCTTGCAAAGCGTGTTCGATTTTATCATCATCGCATTCGTGATTTTTATGCTGGTGAAGCAAGTCAATCGATTCAAGAAGGAAGCTCCTCCACCGGCGCCGCCGGCGCCGCCGGAACCAACCAACGAGGAGAAATTGTTGAGGGAGATCCGCGATCTACTCAAGAATCGTCAATAAGATCGGCATCACAACCAGACCGGAGCGTTGCGGGGCGATGCCGCGCAACTGAGAGGGAAGGGGATATCATGCGAACGCTCAAAACCACTATGGCCCTGATGGGGCTGGTTGCCCTAGTAGGGTGTTCTTCGTCCGCCAAGCACCCTGGTTCATATATCAAGCAGCCGGAAGTGTGCATCGACAAGAAATGGTACGGCTATCACCTGGGAAGCGGGTGCCCTTCAACCGCGAAGGCAGTGGCATCCGACCCAACGGCTGACCGCCTTGCAGCGCTGGAACGAGAGCGGCAACGGCTGGCGGAGGAATTAGAAGCGGCGCGGAGGCAAAACGGAGCATTGAGCGACCGTGTGAGCGAGTTGGAGCGACAGCTGGCCGATCGCGATCGTGAGATTGCCGCACTTCGTTCCGGAGCCGGTGATACGGCAGCCCTTTCGAGTCAGCTTTCGGCGGCACAAAACACCCTCAGTGAGTCACAAGGAGACAAGGATCGGCTCGCCGCTGAGCTGGCCGCCGCAAGGCAACACATCGAGGACCATGACCGGCTGGCGGCGGAATCGGAGGCGCAACTCGCGGCGGCCAGGCAACGGATCGCGGATCTGGAAGGACAGCTGGATCAGAACAAGGGTAGCTTGGCAAAGGCCGAACGGGACCTCCTCAAGGCACTACGGCCTGAAATCTCGAAAGGAACGGTGTCGGTCAATCAAGCCGGCGATGCGCTCACGATCAATCTGGCGTCGAGTCTCTTGTTTGACTCGGGGCAAGACCAGTTAAAGGCAGGCGGATCGGATGCCTTGAAGCGAGTAGGCGGTGTTCTCAAAGACTTCACCGAAAAACAGGTGCATGTCGCCGGGTA encodes the following:
- a CDS encoding mechanosensitive ion channel protein MscL, yielding MLKEFKEFAMKGNVLDMAIGVIIGGAFGKIVSSLVSDVLMPPLGLLMGKVDFSSLFIDLSKTSPPSLAAAKAAGAPTLNYGVFLQSVFDFIIIAFVIFMLVKQVNRFKKEAPPPAPPAPPEPTNEEKLLREIRDLLKNRQ